From Leopardus geoffroyi isolate Oge1 chromosome B4, O.geoffroyi_Oge1_pat1.0, whole genome shotgun sequence, a single genomic window includes:
- the UCMA gene encoding unique cartilage matrix-associated protein isoform X2, with the protein MPGTEVRTWRLASGSAEPSPSALWFPNGASAHPKMAWRQLLLACCLSAAVLLTTLQEGTGASVGTQQEAGQDVREDVEQKIFMQESDASNFLKRRGKRSPKSQDEVNEQEERSREAIEQWRQWHYDGLHPSYLYNRHHI; encoded by the exons ATGCCTGGCACGGAAGTGAGGACCTGGCGGCTGGCTTCAGGGTCTGCAGAACCCTCTCCGTCTGCCTTGTGGTTCCCAAACGGAGCCTCAGCCCATCCGAAGATGGCCTGGAGACAGCTGCTTCTCGCCTGCTGTCTCTCAGCTGCTGTGCTCCTCACTA CGCTGCAGGAGGGCACTGGTGCATCGGTGGGCACCCAGCAGGAGGCAGGACAAGACGTTCGGGAAG ATGTGGAACAGAAGATCTTCATGCAGGAATCAGATGCTTCAAATTTCCTCAAGAGGCGTGGCAAGCGGTCCCCAAAATCCCAAGATGAGGTCAACG aacaggaagagagaagccgGGAAGCTATTGAGCAATGGCGCCAGTGGCATTACGACGGCCTGCATCCATCATATCTCTATAACCGCCACCACATCTGA
- the UCMA gene encoding unique cartilage matrix-associated protein isoform X1: protein MPGTEVRTWRLASGSAEPSPSALWFPNGASAHPKMAWRQLLLACCLSAAVLLTTLQEGTGASVGTQQEAGQDVREDVEQKIFMQESDASNFLKRRGKRSPKSQDEVNAENRQKLRANELRREYYEEQRNEFENFVEEQNDEQEERSREAIEQWRQWHYDGLHPSYLYNRHHI, encoded by the exons ATGCCTGGCACGGAAGTGAGGACCTGGCGGCTGGCTTCAGGGTCTGCAGAACCCTCTCCGTCTGCCTTGTGGTTCCCAAACGGAGCCTCAGCCCATCCGAAGATGGCCTGGAGACAGCTGCTTCTCGCCTGCTGTCTCTCAGCTGCTGTGCTCCTCACTA CGCTGCAGGAGGGCACTGGTGCATCGGTGGGCACCCAGCAGGAGGCAGGACAAGACGTTCGGGAAG ATGTGGAACAGAAGATCTTCATGCAGGAATCAGATGCTTCAAATTTCCTCAAGAGGCGTGGCAAGCGGTCCCCAAAATCCCAAGATGAGGTCAACG CGGAGAACAGGCAGAAGCTGCGGGCCAATGAGCTTCGGAGAGAGTACTATGAGGAACAAAGGAACGAGTTTGAGAACTTCGTGGAGGAGCAAAATGATG aacaggaagagagaagccgGGAAGCTATTGAGCAATGGCGCCAGTGGCATTACGACGGCCTGCATCCATCATATCTCTATAACCGCCACCACATCTGA